One Catalinimonas alkaloidigena DNA window includes the following coding sequences:
- the pnuC gene encoding nicotinamide riboside transporter PnuC: MENWLGMSGLEIVAAVISIMGIWLGTRQSLWSWPLAIVASGLYAVVFFDVRLYADMVLQVFFMTLSGYGWYAWRFGGKAQTPLLPSWMPSRFWPWLVGIAVVTTGLAGYLLRRFTDADLPYFDAGTTAVSLIAQWMLARKYLENWLVWLGVDVVYVGVYYYKGLYPTLVLYALLIGLAWFGYRSWRKALVHRTVNA, encoded by the coding sequence ATGGAAAATTGGTTGGGCATGTCAGGGCTTGAGATCGTGGCAGCCGTGATAAGCATTATGGGCATCTGGCTGGGCACCCGGCAAAGTCTGTGGTCGTGGCCGCTGGCCATTGTGGCGTCCGGGTTGTATGCCGTCGTTTTCTTTGACGTGCGGCTTTATGCGGATATGGTACTGCAAGTGTTTTTTATGACGCTCAGCGGGTACGGTTGGTACGCGTGGCGGTTTGGCGGGAAAGCTCAAACGCCGCTGCTGCCTTCATGGATGCCGTCGCGATTCTGGCCGTGGCTTGTCGGAATTGCGGTAGTAACAACAGGTCTGGCGGGCTATCTGCTGAGGCGCTTCACTGATGCCGATCTGCCGTATTTCGATGCGGGCACCACGGCCGTCAGTCTGATTGCCCAATGGATGTTGGCGCGCAAGTACCTGGAAAACTGGCTGGTATGGCTGGGTGTCGATGTGGTCTACGTCGGCGTTTATTATTACAAAGGACTCTACCCAACGCTCGTTTTATACGCCCTACTCATCGGCCTGGCCTGGTTCGGGTATCGTTCCTGGCGCAAGGCGTTGGTCCACCGAACCGTGAACGCATGA
- a CDS encoding AAA family ATPase: protein MIRVALVGPESTGKSTLAAQLAAHYQTVWVPEYAREYLARTGRPYTQQDVARIGRGQMALEAALAPLANRVLVCDTNLLVIKIWMEHAYRTSPRWVAEYDTAHMYDLQLLMHVDLPWEADPQREHPHLRNYFFEWYQRELEGQKRPYQVISGTAHERYEHAIRLIDALL from the coding sequence ATGATTCGGGTAGCGCTCGTCGGACCGGAATCTACCGGAAAAAGCACGTTGGCCGCTCAGTTGGCGGCACATTACCAGACCGTCTGGGTGCCCGAGTACGCCCGCGAGTACCTGGCACGCACTGGGCGACCTTACACGCAGCAGGATGTCGCACGCATAGGGCGTGGACAGATGGCGTTAGAAGCTGCCCTGGCGCCGCTCGCCAATCGCGTGCTGGTGTGCGATACCAATCTGCTGGTCATAAAAATATGGATGGAGCATGCATATCGTACATCGCCCCGGTGGGTTGCCGAGTATGATACAGCACACATGTATGATTTACAGCTTTTGATGCACGTCGATCTGCCCTGGGAAGCCGATCCACAACGAGAGCATCCCCACCTGCGCAATTATTTTTTTGAGTGGTACCAACGTGAGCTTGAGGGCCAAAAACGGCCCTACCAAGTGATTTCGGGCACTGCGCACGAGCGTTATGAGCACGCCATTCGTCTGATCGACGCTTTACTTTAA
- a CDS encoding 5' nucleotidase, NT5C type, with the protein MKRIAIDMDEVIADSHGSLLRIYESEFGKRILPEEVQGRSWEELVGEDHAAHIRRYPSREGFFRALEPIADSQQVLKALMEHYEVFIVSAATEFPLSPNEKLAWLAEYFPFISWRNVVLCGDKSIIAADYLIDDHLKNLRTFTGTPLLFSAPHNLRVTGYERLHSWQDVAARFL; encoded by the coding sequence ATGAAAAGAATTGCCATCGACATGGACGAAGTGATCGCGGATTCGCACGGGTCCCTGTTGCGTATCTACGAGTCTGAGTTCGGCAAGCGCATCCTTCCCGAAGAAGTGCAGGGACGCTCGTGGGAAGAGTTAGTAGGAGAAGATCATGCCGCGCACATTCGTCGTTACCCCAGTCGTGAAGGTTTTTTCAGGGCGCTTGAGCCCATCGCCGACAGCCAGCAGGTCCTGAAGGCGCTGATGGAACACTACGAAGTTTTCATCGTCTCGGCGGCTACAGAATTTCCGCTCTCCCCGAACGAAAAACTGGCGTGGCTGGCTGAGTACTTTCCTTTTATCAGTTGGCGCAATGTCGTACTCTGTGGTGACAAGAGCATTATTGCCGCGGATTACCTGATCGACGATCACCTCAAAAATCTCCGGACATTCACAGGCACCCCTCTCTTGTTCTCGGCTCCTCATAATTTACGGGTGACCGGCTACGAGCGCCTCCACAGCTGGCAAGACGTCGCAGCACGTTTTCTTTAA
- a CDS encoding DeoR/GlpR family DNA-binding transcription regulator: MCFGIKTHKNALLREERLQYILLQLRATKRVTSTALSEALQVSDDTIRRDLHELAEQGLLRKVHGGAIPLPTSPLLYAERLQFAQPEKSRLAQKALPFLESDTLILLDGGTTNLAVAKALPADFQATIFTNSVPIAQELMTRPRIELVILGGRVFKQAQVMVGSEAIRMLDDVRATICLLGACSVHPDVGVSVPDREEAQLKRKMVACSARTLLLATHEKLDTASHYIVCPYDSLDTLIAEPALSAAQQKAYAAGNVTLL, encoded by the coding sequence ATGTGTTTCGGAATAAAAACGCACAAAAACGCATTGTTACGCGAAGAACGTCTCCAGTACATTTTATTGCAGTTACGTGCAACAAAACGCGTGACTTCCACGGCGCTGAGTGAGGCCTTACAGGTATCGGACGATACCATTCGGCGTGATCTGCACGAACTGGCCGAACAGGGACTGTTGCGGAAAGTACACGGCGGGGCCATTCCGCTGCCTACGTCGCCACTGCTCTATGCGGAGCGTTTGCAATTTGCACAACCCGAAAAAAGTCGCCTGGCTCAAAAAGCACTGCCTTTCTTGGAATCCGATACGCTGATCCTGCTGGATGGTGGTACTACCAACTTGGCCGTTGCCAAAGCGCTACCCGCTGACTTTCAGGCAACTATCTTCACCAACAGTGTCCCCATTGCGCAGGAGTTGATGACCCGACCCCGGATTGAGCTGGTAATCTTGGGAGGGCGGGTGTTTAAGCAGGCACAGGTGATGGTGGGGTCGGAAGCAATCCGCATGCTGGACGACGTTCGGGCAACCATTTGCTTGTTAGGAGCCTGCAGCGTCCATCCCGACGTAGGGGTCAGCGTGCCCGACCGAGAGGAGGCGCAACTGAAGCGAAAAATGGTTGCGTGCAGCGCACGGACGTTACTGTTGGCTACACACGAAAAACTGGATACCGCGTCGCATTACATCGTTTGTCCGTATGATTCGCTCGATACGTTGATTGCCGAGCCGGCGTTATCGGCGGCGCAGCAAAAAGCGTACGCAGCAGGAAACGTAACGCTACTTTGA